The window TTAAACATACTAATTTTAATTGTGATAGGAGAACTGAAAATACTTTTCTTGCTACTTCCAGGGAAGGTGGTGAGTGTTCTGTTTGATGGTTCATAACTGAGGGTCCTGTGAGGCCTAGGTCTGGAGCTTTTTTTGCTCCCCCTTGCAGGGACAGACAGATAGGGTAAATCTACTCACTTGGGGGATTTgctaattctcttttctttcacattaGTGGCAGTTTTATATTTCATGTGTAATCTGTGTTTATATTTGCAAGTATCAAACATGTCAGTAGAATTTAGATAATTTTTTGATCAGAGGAGGGGATACCAACTGGAGCCTGACCTATCAGAAGAAGTGTCGGCCCGACTCCGCCTGGGCAGTGGAAGCAATGGCTTACTCAGGAGGAAAGTGTCAATAATtgagacaaaggaaaagaattgCTCAGGCAAAGAGAGGGACAGAAGAACGGACGATCTCCTTGAACTTACAGAGGTATTGTTCTTTGTATTGATCCTAAAAAGAGGCATGTCTTTAAATAACCTCAGTTATTCTAACTtgaatgttttgttttgaggaCTTTCTCCAGGCTAGGGGTGAATATATGAAAACATGTCAGGTCCATGGTCTGTTGATTCACTTTGACTACATTGATCTTTAGTGAGGCATGATCATTAGTGGCCTAAGGGATCAGATTGATATTCAGCAAATGGGGAGTCGACACAGTCATCTCATATCTTGGAATACAACAGATTCTTTGTAAATTCTAACCTTCAAATATGTTGAGTTATATAGTATGGGTTTGGCATTAAGAATAagttcattgcattttttttttgaaagttattATAGTTTACTAAAATGCCCCCTTTGTTGATTATTGCATTTGAAAATAGTAAAAACTTACAGAACATAAAGAATGAAGGTagttaaaattcttattttaaagatgtgCCCACATCTTGGCTTCCTCCACAATGTTGCCCTAGTAGGCAAATCTCTTGAATACTTACTGTTATATTGGGCATGTAGGTGGAGAGAGAGATCCATAAAATGGTGAAGCTGTGTGCAGTGGGAAGCAGcatatatttagaagaaaataatttcttttttttgagacagagtttcgctcttgttgcccaggctggagtgcaatggcgcgatcttggctcactgcaacctctgcatcctgggttcaagtgattctcctggctcagcctccctagtagctgggattacaggcacctgccaccatgcccagctaatttttgtatttttagtagagaccgggtttcaccatgttggctaggctggtctcgaactcctgaccttagatgatctacccacctcggcctcccaaagtgctgggattataggcgcaagccactgcccccggcctagaggaaaataatttctattggGTTTATAGATTTAGTTTTGTATCTTAAATAATGCATTTATCTGCATAATTCTTTAGTATGATGAAGCCATTTATTCCATAAGGAGTCAATTGCTAGACTGCTGGGTGGTTTCCAAGTTTCTGCCTGTTTGCTTATTCTCTTCATGTCAAAAAGGATGGTGTGACCCCTTAGATGTCCTAATcttattttgatgttttatttatttatttatttttgagatagagtctcgctctgttggcaggctggagtgcagtggcacaatctcagcttactgcaacctctgcctcccaggttcaagtgattcttctgcctcagcctcctgcgtagctgggactacaggcgcgtgccaccacgcccagctaatttttgtatttttagtagagatggggtttcaccatgctggccaggctggtctcgaactcctgacctcatgatccgcccgtcttggcttcccaaagtgctgggattacaggcgtgagccaccacacccagccttttttgatgttttaaaagtttaaaggcgagaatgggcgtggtggctcacgcctgtaatcccagcactttgggaagccaagatgggcggatcatgaagtcaggagttcgagaccagcctggccagcatggtgaaaccccgtctctaccaaaaatacaaaaaaatagctggcatggtggtgtgcacctgtaattccagctaatcaggagactgaggcatgaaaattgcttgaacctgggaggcagaggttgcagtgaactgagatcatgcagctgcatgcactccagcctgggtgacaaagtgagaatctgtctcaaaaaaaaaaaaaaaagaagggccaggctggtggctcacacctgtaatcccagcactttgggaggccgagatgggcagatcacgaggtcaggagatcgagaccatcctggctaacacagtgaaaccccgtctctactaaaaatacaaaaaattagccgggcgtggtggcgggcgcctgtcatcccagctactcgggaggctgaggcaggagaatggcgtgaccccgggaggcggagcttgcagtaagccgagatggcgccactgcactccggcctgggagactgagcgagactccgtctccaaaaaaaaaaaaaaacgtttaaAGTGGAAATCAGGAGTTTACTATTATGAAGGGAGCAAAGTCCAGGAAATTAGAtgcacctgggttcaaatcttctTCTACCTTTTAATAATTATATGACtttgaatatgtaaaataaattctctgggtttcaattttcttctctataaaatgataataatgtcTTCCTCACTAATATGGATCAATGATGTGCTTCAAGCATCTAACACCATGTTTGACTCATAGTGGTTAATACGTAGTAGTAGGAAAATTGAGACTATACTTTAgatgtaaatattattattaaattattgtttCCACAAGCTAATAAGTGAACCAGGATTTGTTGTAAGTATTACTTACAACAATTAAGTAAGGCTGCTTTGTAGttataagttaaaatattttcagggctggtgcagtggctcatgcctataatctcagcactttgggaggccaaggcaggtattgcttgagcccaggagtttgcaaccaacttgggcaatataatgaggccccatctctatcactaaaaataagaaaaaaatgttttcctactGTAGTTTAGTAGGTCTTTGATAGTATATTTTTCTCAAGAGTCAGGTGTTGCCGAGATGAAAAACTTTTTTCAGTCTCGGAGTTTTCAATAACTGATAATGAATGGTTCTATATTAAAATAGCAACTTCTGAACTTTCTAATTCAGGACAtggaaaaggaaatcagtaatGCCCTAGGCCATGGCCCACAGGATGAAATCCTAAGTAGTGCTTTCAAATTGCGAATTACTCGAGGAGATATTCAGACATTAAAGAACTATCACTGGCTCAATGATGAAGTAAGTTGTATTCCCTCCCCCTTTTGGCTATcattaagtttatttatttattatctataaTCAAAGTGACTCCTACCCAGTTATAATGGGTTGGTAATGCAACTCTTagttataattaaaacaaaaacattttaaatcttaaaaagatGGTTAGTTCTGATTTTCTGCCTTTGATTAGCGATGTTTCCCTTTTCTGCGTCTGTATTTTATTGCATCCACCACTTCATTTACTGGTCTTCAATAAACCCTGGGTACAGCTGATAAACGGGAGGAAGCAGCAAGTGATACTGTATTTTAGGTGAATTCTTATAgtagctatttttttgtttttgttttttggttttgtttttgagacagagttttgctcttgttgtccaggctggagtgcaatggcgcaatcttggctcagcgcaacctccacctcctgggttcaagcaattctcctacctcagcctcccaagtagctgggattacaggcatgcgccaccatgcccggctaattttgtatttttagtagagacagggtttctccatgttggtcaggttggtctcaaactctggacctcaggtgatccgcccgccttggcctcccaaagtgctgggattacaggcgtgagccaccgtgcctggcctgttttattttttgagtaataAAGGGATATATTGATCACTATATactatgtgtatttttctttgagtGATAGCTGAAAAATTTTGCCTAACTTGTCATCTTGTATCCTTAATACATTTAGCAAAAGCTAACTCTTAAGTTCTTTGACAATTTTCTGGTGGGTTCTTCCCCGAACTGCTTAGCCCCTGCATGTTCTCTCTTTGAGGGAAGTCCCCTATGACTAGTTACTTATAAACACATTCTTTGAAAACAGgaatgttttgttttacattataaatgtaatttgtttatcgtagaatatttggaaaatacaggaaaagtaaaaaatattactgttcaaAAGTACCAccactcggccgggcgcggtggctcacgcctgtaatcccagcactttggaaggctgaggcgggcggatcacgaggtcaggagaccgagaccaccctgactaacacggtgaaaccccgtctctactaaaaatacaaaaaaattagccaggcatggtggcgggtacctgtagtcccagctactcgggaggctgaggcaggagaatggtgtgaacccgggaggcagagcttgcagtgagccgagatcacgccagtggactccagcctgggcgacagggcaagactccgtctcaaaaaaaaagtatcaccactcagagataaataaaatattattttggtgtATGTCCttcaagttaatattttaaaattgaagtctAATTTATATGTAGTAAAATTCACTTACTGTTAATATTTCTGCGTATTTTTGGTGTGATACAGTTATGTAGATCTTTCCATTATTGCACAGACTTTCTTCCTGGATTCCTTCTTCTGGCTGTTAAGTGTTACTCACATGCCTTAAAAGTacagtttcatttcattttcatgtgtCCCATTTTGCACTGATCACTTTTTTCCCTGTCTTCTACTATAGACAGTCTTTTTATCCTCTTCTTTAGTACCTTACCTTCGAATTCATCCTTATTCAGGTAGAAATTTAGTTTTGATAATATGTTTGCCATGTTCCAGCTTTTGCTCCCTTGGTATTTTGTAGGTCATTAATTTTTACATGAATCTTCTggtggaaagaaataaaaagcaaggctATCCAGCACTTCATGTATTCAGTACTTTCTTCTATCCTAAATTAAAGTCTGGGGGTTACCAAGCAGTGAAACGATGGACCAAAGGGGTAAATCTCTTTGAACAAGAAATTATTCTGGTGCCTATTCATCGGAAGGTACATTGGAGCCTGGTGGTGAGTAGAGAGGGTTAATGGTTAATTGTTGGACTTGGATAaaggccattttttaaaaataatgctgcctTTTTCTGCCCTGTGTATAGAGGCCAATAGTATATATTATAAGCATACTCTGCAGagtctctttttagttttttttttaatgtcccaTCCTTCACCCAAcccttttagttctttttatttatttattctttaaaaaattttatgtttattttattttactattttttaaaattacagaccaggtctcgctctgttgcccaggctggagtgaactggtgtgatcatagctcattgcagcctggaagtcctggactcaggtgatcctcctgcctcagcctcctgagtgactaggactacaggcatggtcCACCATGCttgcctaattttatttatttatatatttggaaagatggagtcttgctatgttgccctggttggtatccaacgcctggcctcaagtggttctcctgcctcagtttttcaaagtgttggtattacaggtgtgagccaccatgcctggcctttttttctttttctttttcttttttttttttaaatttttatttttagagacagggtctcattctgccacccaagctggcatgcagtggcacaaccatagctcactgtaacctccacctcctgggcacaagtgatcctttcactttagcctcccaggtagctgggactacagacatgcaccactatgcctggctaattttttttaatttattttaatttttttgtagagacaagagtcttgtttttttgcccaagctagtcttgagctcctggctttaagcagtcctcccacctcagcctctcagaatGATGGGTGAGATgccgcacctggcctcctttttAGTTCTTGAGTTGAACAACTTTTAGAAGGCTACAGGACGAAGTCCTTGTACTTGAggagcttttttttgtttgtttgtatgtttttgagatggagtcttgctctgtttcccaggctggagtgcaatggcacgatctcggctcactgcagcctccgcctcctgggttcaagcaattctcctgcatcagcctcctgagtagctgggattacaggcacgtgccaccaccatacctggctaatttttgtattttcagtagaaatggggttttaccatgttggtcaggctcgtcttgaactcctgacctcgtgatccgccacctcagcctcccaaagtgctgggattataggcgggagccaccgcacctggccgaggaGCTTTCATTTTTAACAGGAAAGAGTCTTAGTATGCATAAgggttatttatatttatttagttttgtttacAAGATAGTACAGGTTTATTGcagaaaaatgcatttataaggccaggtgtggtggctcatgcctataatcccagactttgggaggctgaggcaggaggggttgcttgagcccaagagtttgagaccagcctgggcaacatggaaagaccctgtctatacaaatttaaaaatttgctgggcgtggtggtgcacacctgtggtcccagctttgtgggcatggtggtgcacacctgtgagaggctgaggtggaagattccctgagcccaggaggtcgaggctgcagtgagccgtgatcacaccactgcactccagcctgggtcacagagtgagatcttgtctcaaaaaaaaaaaaaaaaaaaaagagagagagaaagaaagaaaagaaggaaagaaagatacagatataaagaaagcaaaaaaaaaaaaaaaagtctcatcaCTCTGAGAGGACcactaattttttaacttaaaaacacactttttttacTAAAGATACGTAAGAcacatttttaactaaaaaaaaaaaaatacatgtaccaATATAAGTGGAtatcgtttttcttttttttctttttttttttttttttttttttgagacagagtctcgctatcacccaggctagagtgcagtgacacaatctcggctcactgcaacctctgcctcccgggttcaagtgattcttctgcctcagcctcctgagcagctaggattacaggcgcgtgccatcatgcccgactaatttttgtatttttagtagagacggggtttcgccatgttggtcaggctggtctcgaactcctgacctcatgatccgcccgcctcagcctcccaaagtgctgggattacaggtgtgagccaccatgcatggcccaTAAATGGATTTCTAAGAtacataaaaaatttatattggtacatgtattttttaaaagatgcttttatttttggaagTAAAATTCTCACTCCTCTTACATTTAAGATGTTTCTGGATGTTATCTTTTTCCATTATAGGTGATTGACCTAAGAAAAAAGTGTCTTAAATATCTGGATTCTATGGGACAAAAGGGCCACAGGATCTGTGAGATTCTCCTGTAAGTAAAGGTTGAAAACCTCACTACCCCCTGTTGAGGTGATCTCTCTTTTATCTCATCCTAGGAAGCTGTGTGGATGGTAGTCTAATGTGTAGTTAAGGCTATTTCAGGACTtagcatgcattttatttttaaaataatagctgatTTCAACTGAGAAAACGTGTTTAGTAGCATCACTGGAAACAAGTTTGTCATGTATTATGATGTAAAATAGATCTTATTAGAATCCTGTGACTTGCATTAGATTTCTTTGGCATCGATACGTTATTCTGAATGTTCTTAGGAACTGTTAGTTGGGGAGTGCTAGTCCTCTCAATTCTTAAGCCCATTTGTATCTTTATGCTTTCCATGAGAGTTGGGTTTATCTCAGAACCCAGGGGCAGTGTTTAAAGTGTGTGGTTTGAGGAGACTGTTTCAAATAGTAATTGCTATAATAGAAACCAATCTTTAAAGCATACCTACTTCTTAGCTAGGTAAAGTAGTGACATGAGTTGAGTGAGAAAACGCATCAGTAAGATGggtccatttttccttttctgctcaCTAGAAGCAATGAAGTTCCTTCTTTTAACTTTACTAAGGACAAATGAATCTTGTGAAGAAAAGTTGTTGCTAACAATAATATTGTTttagtataaaatattatttttatttatggttgTTTATCTTGAATAAAAAGCATagagaagaaaattctaaaaatcataaGATACACCAATTGTTTATAAAATGGTTCTCTTCTAGTCTTTTCTTTGTAAGATGTGTATAAATTGTGCGCACATACATTTGcattcatatgtatacatatattatccCATGTATAGAAATGTTCTTACTGGGATCATACAGTATAGTTTGATGTGCTGCTTATACCAGGATTTGAAAATTCATACTTTATTacattcatgcttttttttttttttttttttttttgagatggagtctcattgtgtcaccccatgcagtggtgcagtctcagctcactgcaacctctgcctcctgggttcaagtgatgctcgttcctcggcctcccaagaagctgggagtacaggcttccgtcactatgcccggctaatttttgaatttttagtagagacagggtttctccatgttgatcatgctggtcttgaactcccaacctcaggtgatccgcccgccccagcctcccaaagtgctgggattacaggcgtgagccaccgtgcccggtggtCTTTggctttttatgttatttatttatttgtttgttttttgagatggagtttcactcttgctgcccaggctggagtgcaatggcgtgatctcggctcaccgcaacctctgtctcccgggttcaagagattctcctgcctcagctcccaagtagctggtattaaaggcttgtgccaccacgcccggctaattttgtatttttagtagagatgaggtttctccattttggtcaggctggtcgcaaactcccgacctcaggtgatccatccgccttggcctcccaaagtgttgatatacaggcgtgagccaccgcacccggcctatgttattttttgtatcttaatTTTGGTGGGGGCATCTAATGCTTATCAACCTGATAtatatttcaacttttaaaaacaagcatGTACAATTTTTATAAGCAGACCTccccaaattaaataaaaaatccagaaagccactttgggaggctgaggcaggcgggatCACaggctcaggagatcgagaccatcctggctaacacggtgaaaccccatctctactaagaaaaatacaaaaaattagcagggcgtggtggcgtgctcctgtggtcccagctacttgggaggctaagtcaggagaatggcgtgaacccgggaggcagaggttgcagtgagccgagatcgcgccactgcactccagcctgggcgacagagcgagactctgtctcaaaaaaaaaaaaaaaaaaaaaaaatccagaaagcaGTCacgtttttaaaaagctaatgaaTATGGATTTGAGAATGGCATATCTGTTTAACATCAGAAAGCCCTATGTAACCATAATGGTTAATTTCTTTAGGGATTTATTGATGTATTccttctttgttttgctttttagtcAGTATTTACAGGATGAAAGTAAGACCAAAAGAAATAGTGATCTGAATCTTTTAGAGTGGACCCATCACAGCATGAAACCACACGTGAGTGACGATCATCTACATGTGACATACTTGGTTGCATTTACTAATAGTATATTATCTAGATTTGGCTCCcttcctgcccttcctccctccctgcatgCTTTTAAagtacacatctttttttttctttctttcttttttgtagagatgggatcttgctttgttgcccaggctagtctcgggCCTCCCaaaacaaagtgctgggattacaggtgtgagccaccatgcctggccagagtcTACATCTTAAGAATGATCTGCTTCTAAATCTCTAGCAATTAATCTAACTAAAATGGGTGCTTAGCTTTCATCTTCTTGtctaaatgtaaatattaacaTATGCTTGCATGTCTCTCACAGAATTGGGAAGAAACCCAATACATTGAAGTTGGCTAATTTCCCGGTTGGTGCTAATGAaagtttacatttcttttccaaaatttggGAGTTTGTTTAAGTCTTAGGATCCCATgccaaaaaaagcattttaatttctaaactgaaaagtttgggccaggcgcggtggctcacacttgtaatcccagcactttgggaggccgaggtgggcagatcacctgaggtcaggaatttgagaccagcctggccaacatgacaaaaccttgtcACCACTAAAAATTAACTGGGTCTGGTGGCACgtgcttataatcctagctattcaggaggctgaagcaggagaatcacttgaacccggtaggcagaggttgcagtgagccgagatcgcaccactgcactccagcctgggcaacagagcgagactgtctcaaaaaaaaaaaaaagaaaaagaaaaatttgaaggaTAAGCTTTGAAATTTCCTAAGGAGAGCACAGATACAAGGAAGAGTCTGTTAGGATGAATACTGTGTTCTGGTATGGGAaatggaataaagaaaacaaactgcCTTTCTTTGTATATTGTAGTCTCtagttttgtccattctgtgagaGATGCTAGGCTTGAGAGAAAAGTGTGAGGTATATGCGTATGTATGGGTGGTATGTAtttaagcaaattttttttttttttttgagacggagtctcgctctgtcgcctaggctggagtgcagtggcgcaatcttggctcactgcaagctccgcctcccgggttcataccattctcctgcctcagcctcccgagtagctgggaccacaggcgcctgccaccacgcctggctaattttttgtatttttagtagagacggagtttcaccatgttagccaggatggtcttgatctcctgacctcgtgatccgcccgcctctgcctcccaaagtgctgggattacaggcgtgagccaccgtacccggccactaggcaaactttaaaaatcataatcaaCTTCATTTCTTTGAGTAAAAATTGAGCTATTGTCATCTAGTGTGTTTTCCAGCAATAACTTGCGCTAATTGTGACTGACAGCCAGAGTGTGTCAGGGACTGCCAAGATTAGGGCAACACAGGCCTGGAGAAGGTGTGAGCTCAGTGGGGTTAGAATCCACCACCTTTGGCTTATTATGCTCTTAGTGCTGCTTGTACCAAGTGTTTTTGCCTTACGGCAGAACTGATCCATCAAGGCAAGATCCTAATTGGTTAAAGCCTATCCAGAACTTCTCTCTGTCCACCTTGAAGCTGTAGGGTCCAAAGCAGTAGTCTTATTTTCTTAGCTAGAGAAGTTACATTTCCGATTGACCACACTTGgccctttttaaaattgataaatgcTTCTGAAATAATTCTGACTAGCATCCCTGGTAGTAAACCTCCTTTCAGTTTGGTTTCTTGGAATGGGAGCTGAGAGATGCAACTCTcactttgtgtttttctcttctgaaaagcATTTCCTGTGGGGTCGGGTCATGCACTCCATCTCATAGTTAGGGTTTCCAATCAAATGCAGAGCCATGGAGAATTAAACagaagaacagaacagaaaggaaaagcagtATTCACAAGTTACATCTTAGACCTGTGGCTTCAGTTCTCACAAGGCCTGTTTTTCCCTTGCTATGATCTATGTTTTATACCACATAGAGTAAGaataattgtgttttttgtaTATGACTGTGTGTTTAGGTAATACCTGATTTAATATTTACCTTTATAATATTGTTTACAGCAATATTTAGAAAAAGTCCAAGGAATTTGTATTTAATGATGTTTtaccctttcctctcttcttttttctttgtaattttaggaGATTCCTCAACAGCTGAATGGGAGTGATTGTGGAATGTTTACTTGTAAATATGCAGATTATATTTCTAGGGACAAACCTATCACATTTACTCAGGTGAGTGAAGACCCTCTTCATCCATTTACTTGTTACTAAGCAAGATAAGGCACTtggccagtgcctggcacacattcAGCTCTCAATAGTAGtagctggccaggcgtggtggctcacacctgtaatcccagcactttgggaggccgaggcgggtggaccacctgaggtcaggagttcaagaccagcctggccaacatggtgaaaccccatctctactaaaaatacaaaaattagccaggcgtggtggtgcatgcctataatcccagctactcaggagactgaggcaggagaatcacttgaacccaggaggtggaggttgcagtgagccgaggtcgcaccagtgcactccagcctgggtgacagagcgagactctgtctcaaaaataaataaataaaataaatagtagtagctgggctcatgcctgtaatcccagcactttgggaggccgaggcaggtggatcacctgaggtcaggagttcgagaccagcctgaccaacatggagaaaccatgtctctactaaaaatacaaaaaattagccacgtggtggtgcatgcctgtaatcccagctactagggaggcaggctgaggcaggagaattgcttgaacccgggaggtggaggttgtggtgagccgagatcgtgccattgcacttcagccgcCTGGGGCAacaggagagaaaccctgtctcaaaaaaaaaaaaaaaaaaaaaaaatagtagtagCTGTGCTATTCTTATTGCTGTAAATCTTGGTTTTAGCCCTACTCCTGCCAGAATCAGGGTTATTTTATCTGCTCTCAGGTTTATCCTAGTCTTTGGTGACACAATGGGCACAATTTGCAAATCTCTGAACTGTGGCATTCATTGGTTCCTGTGTATTATTATTTCTAGCCAAAGAAAGAGGTATGTCAGTGTTTAATAGCAAGGGAAAAATCGGCCTGTGAGAACTGAAGCCACAGGTCTAAGATGTAACTTGTGAATactgcttttcctttctgttctgctcttttgtgtttgttttgttttgttttgtttttgagatggagtctcgctttgttgcccaggctggagtgcagtggcacgatctcagctcactacaacctctgccttctgggttcaagcaatactcctgcctcagcctccccagtagctgggactacaggcatgcgccaccatgcccagctaatttttgtatttttagcagagatggggtttcaccgtgttggccaggctggtctcgaactcctgacctcgtgatccacctgcctcagcctcccaaagtgctgggattacaggcgtgagccaccgcgcctggcctgttctgctcttttgtttaattctcCATGGCTTTGCATTTGATTGGAAACTCAAGTATGTTGGGAATTCTTGAGAATTTGTAACAGTGGATTCTCAACCTTTTTACAACTGAGGACAACCtcattaaagaatatttttcatcCACAGACCTTATTTTGATAGATGTTGTCTACCAAGCAAACTGTATGTATTCCATGAATACAAACTGTAATACAAACTCTATTACGTGAAGTAACTAGGACTCCCGTGCTGAATTAATATAATTCCAgtaaaaaataaaggcatttatTGCTTAGTCTCAGCAGTTTTACTAAGAGCAAATGTGCAGTTTTTACTAGATGTTttgaactatttaaaataatttaagaatcaTGTGTTAAGACTTTTTAG is drawn from Homo sapiens chromosome 3, GRCh38.p14 Primary Assembly and contains these coding sequences:
- the SENP2 gene encoding sentrin-specific protease 2 isoform X2, which translates into the protein MLKLGNKSPNGISDYPKIRVTVTRDQPRRVLPSFGFTLNSEGCNRRPGGRRHSKGNPESSLMWKPQEQAVTEMISEESGKGLRRPHCTVEEGVQKEEREKYRKLLERLKESGHGNSVCPVTSNYHSSQRSQMDTLKTKGWGEEQNHGVKTTQFVPKQYRLVETRGPLCSLRSEKRCSKGKITDTETMVGIRFENESRRGYQLEPDLSEEVSARLRLGSGSNGLLRRKVSIIETKEKNCSGKERDRRTDDLLELTEDMEKEISNALGHGPQDEILSSAFKLRITRGDIQTLKNYHWLNDEVINFYMNLLVERNKKQGYPALHVFSTFFYPKLKSGGYQAVKRWTKGVNLFEQEIILVPIHRKVHWSLVVIDLRKKCLKYLDSMGQKGHRICEILLQYLQDESKTKRNSDLNLLEWTHHSMKPHEIPQQLNGSDCGMFTCKYADYISRDKPITFTQHQMPLFRKKMVWEILHQQLL